Proteins from one Methanobacteriaceae archaeon genomic window:
- a CDS encoding PRC-barrel domain-containing protein, with the protein MVELTNLYNLDVYTTRGKYVGRIQDVILNIKKGRVSTLKAVAMNPDKKTVGIKDVITKSIRIVPEGDEIRPLKEEGTVEIPYDRVQAVGDILLISPEIKESPSAVTTET; encoded by the coding sequence ATGGTGGAATTAACAAATCTGTACAACTTAGATGTATACACCACCCGTGGAAAGTATGTGGGCCGCATCCAGGATGTAATTTTAAACATTAAAAAGGGAAGGGTTTCAACATTAAAAGCTGTTGCCATGAACCCTGACAAAAAAACAGTGGGTATTAAAGACGTAATAACCAAAAGTATACGAATAGTTCCTGAAGGAGATGAAATCAGACCTTTAAAGGAAGAAGGAACCGTAGAAATACCCTACGACAGAGTTCAAGCCGTGGGCGATATTTTACTTATCAGTCCTGAAATAAAAGAATCCCCTTCAGCCGTGACTACGGAGACTTAG
- a CDS encoding aspartate dehydrogenase: MRVGILGCGAIANIITNFAMEGKLGVDIKFFYDRDMERAENLASQVDGRVVLDMEDMLSQVDLVIEAASPLAVEEMVPTILKEGKDVIIMSVGGLMDLEVRSKLQKLAKENNCRIYAPSGAIVGLDGIKTASLGKIQRITLVTRKPPRSLGITTEKETILYQGKASEAVKKFPLNINVAATVSIAAGRDIEVKIIADPQVDRNMHELEVVGDFGEFHTITSNLRCSMNPKTSVLAAYSAIKLLNSLNENLLVGT, encoded by the coding sequence ATGAGAGTTGGTATCCTGGGGTGCGGTGCCATAGCTAACATTATAACAAATTTTGCAATGGAAGGAAAGCTTGGCGTTGACATAAAATTTTTTTACGACCGGGACATGGAAAGAGCCGAAAACCTTGCATCCCAAGTGGATGGAAGGGTGGTTCTGGACATGGAGGACATGCTAAGCCAGGTGGATCTGGTAATTGAAGCAGCTTCCCCCCTAGCTGTAGAAGAAATGGTCCCAACCATCCTAAAAGAGGGTAAAGATGTAATCATTATGAGCGTTGGAGGCCTGATGGACTTAGAAGTAAGATCAAAGCTTCAAAAATTAGCCAAAGAAAATAATTGCAGGATATACGCCCCTTCAGGTGCTATAGTAGGTTTGGATGGGATAAAAACTGCTTCTTTAGGGAAAATCCAGAGGATCACCCTGGTTACCAGGAAACCGCCACGTTCACTGGGAATTACCACGGAAAAAGAAACCATTCTTTACCAGGGAAAAGCCAGCGAAGCCGTGAAAAAATTCCCTTTAAACATAAATGTAGCCGCCACAGTAAGTATTGCAGCGGGCCGTGACATAGAAGTTAAAATCATTGCCGATCCCCAGGTTGATCGGAACATGCACGAATTGGAAGTTGTGGGAGACTTTGGAGAATTCCACACCATAACCAGCAACCTTCGCTGCTCCATGAATCCAAAAACAAGTGTTTTGGCCGCTTATTCCGCAATTAAGCTTCTTAACAGCCTTAATGAAAACTTGCTGGTGGGAACTTGA
- a CDS encoding guanylyltransferase gives MKECEIFSSLKVPCSSKVVVRLDGRNFSQLSRKLGFEKPYDLDFVKVISKAACHLFAEFSPRFIYIFSDELSLLLKETPFAGRVEKIDSVMASFMSSAFTWNMMGKNKYLTVLKEIKPISFDARVIPLSDKGVIEYFKERQMEAWRNCLNGYAYWTLREEHSKSKAMKILHKKKSSQLHDLLFERDINLAQVPSWQRRGIGIYKKTIEIEGLNPLTHEKVTSLRKKIFLDCDLPIFDEEFFHNHELI, from the coding sequence ATGAAGGAATGTGAAATATTTTCCAGTTTGAAAGTTCCATGCTCTTCAAAAGTTGTTGTTAGGCTTGATGGTAGGAATTTCTCACAATTATCCCGTAAACTGGGGTTTGAAAAACCATACGATCTAGATTTTGTTAAGGTCATTTCAAAGGCCGCTTGCCATTTATTTGCAGAGTTCAGTCCCAGATTCATATACATTTTTTCCGATGAACTTAGCTTGCTCTTGAAAGAGACACCCTTTGCAGGCAGGGTGGAAAAAATAGATTCTGTTATGGCCAGTTTCATGAGCAGTGCATTCACCTGGAATATGATGGGTAAAAATAAATATCTAACTGTTTTAAAAGAAATCAAACCCATTTCATTTGATGCACGAGTGATTCCTCTTTCTGATAAAGGAGTTATTGAATATTTCAAAGAAAGACAAATGGAAGCATGGAGGAACTGTCTTAATGGGTATGCATACTGGACCTTGAGAGAAGAACACTCCAAAAGTAAAGCCATGAAAATTCTGCATAAAAAGAAAAGTAGCCAGTTGCATGATCTTCTATTTGAAAGAGACATTAATCTTGCCCAGGTACCTTCCTGGCAAAGAAGAGGTATTGGAATCTACAAAAAAACAATTGAAATTGAAGGTTTAAATCCTTTAACCCATGAAAAAGTAACCTCCCTTAGGAAGAAAATTTTCCTAGATTGTGATCTGCCTATTTTTGATGAGGAGTTTTTTCACAACCATGAATTAATATGA
- a CDS encoding Mov34/MPN/PAD-1 family protein, translating to MTIKDGWIDKIMSFILGNRDKNFHEILVDREVVDEIIQIARQSHPLEFVAMLEGGIENGVLKIDGLVFSSGDRSNQGAVINTFMIPITTRTVGSVHSHPGPSASPSPADLQLFAKKGFFHIIIAQPYIEESMVGYDTFGEIINYRIV from the coding sequence ATGACTATAAAAGATGGTTGGATAGACAAGATAATGAGTTTCATCCTGGGAAATCGGGATAAAAATTTCCATGAAATCCTGGTGGACCGGGAAGTAGTAGATGAAATAATACAAATAGCCAGACAATCTCATCCGCTTGAATTCGTAGCCATGCTGGAGGGAGGGATTGAAAATGGAGTTTTGAAGATAGATGGTCTGGTATTTTCATCTGGTGACCGTTCAAACCAAGGTGCAGTGATAAATACCTTCATGATTCCCATCACCACCCGTACTGTAGGTTCAGTGCATAGCCATCCGGGTCCCAGTGCCAGCCCTTCCCCTGCAGATCTGCAACTTTTTGCCAAAAAAGGTTTTTTTCATATTATCATTGCCCAACCCTATATTGAAGAAAGTATGGTTGGTTATGATACCTTTGGAGAGATAATAAATTATCGCATAGTCTAG